Proteins from a single region of Parasedimentitalea psychrophila:
- a CDS encoding DUF2460 domain-containing protein, translating to MNFHEVRFPASLSFGSIGGPERRTDVVTLANGFEERNTPWAHSRRRYDAGLGLRSLDDIEVLIAFFEARRGQMHGFRWKDWSDYKSARASSDVAFGDQVIATGDGATVLFQLCKTYRSGSFSYQRPIAKPVVGSVRVGIEQDELRTDVDFTLDDALGQVTFAHPPGEGMTIVAGFEFDVPVRFDTDRILTSVASFQAGDVPNVPVVEVRV from the coding sequence ATGAATTTCCACGAGGTAAGATTTCCCGCCAGTCTCAGCTTTGGCTCGATCGGCGGCCCCGAGCGGCGCACCGATGTGGTGACGCTGGCCAATGGGTTCGAGGAGCGCAACACCCCCTGGGCCCATTCGCGCAGGCGTTATGACGCCGGGCTGGGGTTGCGCTCGCTGGATGATATCGAAGTGCTGATTGCCTTCTTCGAGGCCCGCCGTGGCCAGATGCACGGCTTTCGCTGGAAGGACTGGTCCGACTATAAATCCGCCCGCGCCTCGTCCGATGTGGCCTTTGGCGATCAGGTGATTGCCACTGGCGATGGCGCCACGGTGCTGTTTCAGCTGTGCAAGACCTATCGCTCCGGCAGTTTCAGCTACCAGCGGCCGATTGCCAAACCCGTTGTCGGATCAGTGCGGGTTGGTATTGAGCAGGATGAGCTGCGCACGGATGTGGATTTCACTCTGGACGATGCTCTGGGGCAGGTGACATTTGCGCATCCTCCGGGTGAGGGCATGACCATCGTTGCGGGTTTTGAGTTTGACGTGCCGGTGCGGTTCGACACCGACCGCATTCTGACCAGCGTCGCCAGCTTTCAGGCGGGGGATGTGCCCAATGTGCCGGTGGTCGAGGTGCGGGTCTGA
- a CDS encoding DUF7742 family protein, which translates to MRPVLHGDVISVARALLPLRAGKRRARCAQILAQADLAEAHVQRYGCLHRAYGNGSLMAAARGYPLADEPTFDDLGYCHCVVTVLLALINHGKGAA; encoded by the coding sequence ATGCGACCGGTTCTGCACGGCGATGTGATCTCGGTGGCGCGGGCGCTGTTGCCGCTCAGGGCCGGCAAACGCCGCGCCCGCTGTGCGCAGATCTTGGCACAGGCTGATCTGGCCGAGGCCCATGTGCAGCGATATGGGTGCCTGCACCGCGCCTATGGCAATGGCTCGCTGATGGCGGCGGCGCGGGGCTATCCGCTGGCGGATGAACCAACGTTTGACGATCTGGGCTATTGTCATTGTGTGGTGACGGTGCTGCTGGCGCTGATCAACCACGGTAAAGGTGCCGCATGA
- a CDS encoding DUF2163 domain-containing protein, whose amino-acid sequence MAGLSPGFQAHVQGGLTTLCRTWAISRTDGVVLGFTDHDQSLAFDGYSFKAGTGLTALALQQSTGLSVDNSEVIGGLSDVSVREADINAGRFDGAEVRCWLVNWADVSVRWLMFRGSVGQLRRAGGAFHAELRGLSEALNRPLGRVYQKPCTAVLGDYACRFALDTPGYSEQLPAEQVARGQEYRWQDLAGFEPGWFARGQLEVLSGAARGLRGVIKQDRSEASGRVIELWQPIRAEVLPGDMLRLQAGCDKRMQTCRLKFNNLINNQGFADIPGEDWVMSVPKQSGVNTGGSRR is encoded by the coding sequence ATGGCGGGCCTGTCACCGGGATTTCAGGCGCATGTGCAGGGTGGGCTGACCACCCTGTGCCGGACCTGGGCCATCAGCCGCACCGACGGCGTTGTGCTTGGCTTTACCGATCATGACCAGTCGCTGGCTTTTGACGGCTACAGTTTCAAGGCGGGCACCGGCTTGACCGCGCTGGCGCTGCAACAGAGCACCGGGTTGTCGGTGGACAACAGCGAGGTGATTGGCGGTCTCAGCGATGTCTCGGTGCGCGAGGCAGATATAAACGCCGGGCGGTTTGATGGGGCTGAGGTGCGCTGTTGGCTGGTGAACTGGGCCGATGTCTCGGTGCGCTGGCTGATGTTTCGCGGCTCCGTCGGCCAGCTGCGCCGCGCTGGTGGTGCCTTTCATGCGGAACTGCGGGGCCTGAGCGAGGCGCTGAACCGGCCCTTGGGGCGGGTGTATCAGAAACCCTGCACTGCGGTGCTGGGCGATTACGCCTGCCGCTTTGCGCTGGATACCCCCGGTTACAGTGAACAGCTGCCGGCCGAGCAGGTGGCGCGCGGGCAAGAGTATCGCTGGCAGGATCTGGCGGGGTTTGAGCCGGGCTGGTTTGCCCGTGGCCAGCTTGAGGTGCTGTCAGGTGCGGCGCGGGGGCTGCGCGGGGTGATCAAACAGGACCGCAGCGAGGCCTCGGGCCGGGTGATCGAGCTGTGGCAGCCGATACGGGCCGAGGTGCTGCCGGGGGATATGCTGCGGCTGCAGGCGGGCTGTGACAAACGGATGCAGACCTGTCGGCTGAAGTTCAACAATCTGATCAACAATCAGGGCTTTGCCGATATCCCCGGAGAGGACTGGGTGATGTCGGTGCCCAAGCAAAGTGGTGTCAACACCGGCGGCAGTCGACGATGA
- the cysE gene encoding serine O-acetyltransferase: MVDIQHSVTSLDPVWDQITTEAQEAVATQPLMGGLIHACILHHTSLAKALSYRIAAKLSSNEMSMMVLREIADDAFAKSPAIVEAARADLMAIYDRDPACHRLLQPVLYFKGYQAVQAYRVSHWLWTQGQQDLAFFFQMRTSEIFGIDIHPGARLGQGIMIDHAHSIVIGETAVVGNNVSMLHSVTLGGTGKEEEDRHPKIADGVLIGAGAKVLGNIKVGRCSRIAAGSVVLQDVPACTTVAGVPAKIVGEAGCAQPAVNMDQLVPCGGSNPD, from the coding sequence ATGGTTGACATACAGCACTCCGTCACTTCTCTGGATCCGGTCTGGGACCAGATCACCACCGAGGCCCAGGAGGCGGTTGCCACCCAGCCTTTGATGGGCGGGCTGATCCATGCCTGTATCCTGCACCATACCTCGCTTGCCAAGGCGCTGTCGTACCGGATTGCCGCCAAGTTGAGCTCGAACGAGATGTCGATGATGGTGTTGCGTGAAATCGCCGATGATGCCTTTGCCAAGTCTCCGGCGATTGTGGAGGCCGCCCGCGCCGATCTGATGGCGATCTATGACCGCGATCCCGCCTGTCACCGGTTGTTGCAGCCGGTACTGTATTTCAAGGGCTATCAGGCGGTGCAGGCCTACCGGGTCAGCCATTGGCTGTGGACCCAGGGACAGCAGGACCTGGCGTTTTTCTTTCAGATGCGCACCTCGGAAATTTTTGGCATTGATATCCACCCCGGCGCCAGACTGGGGCAGGGGATCATGATCGACCATGCCCACTCCATCGTGATCGGTGAAACGGCAGTGGTTGGCAACAATGTGTCGATGCTGCATTCGGTCACTCTGGGCGGCACCGGCAAAGAAGAGGAAGACCGCCATCCCAAGATCGCTGACGGCGTTCTGATCGGGGCGGGGGCCAAGGTGCTGGGCAATATCAAAGTGGGGCGCTGCAGTCGCATTGCTGCCGGGTCAGTGGTGCTGCAGGACGTACCCGCCTGCACCACTGTAGCCGGGGTGCCCGCTAAAATCGTCGGCGAGGCGGGTTGCGCTCAGCCAGCGGTCAACATGGATCAGCTGGTGCCCTGCGGCGGCAGCAATCCCGACTAA
- a CDS encoding C40 family peptidase, with the protein MTAQGHRVAALAHHWIGTPYVHQAACRGAGSDCLGLLRGIWCELYGAEPELVPAYSMDWSEPQGEERLWQAALRHLLVKPLAQAALGDVILFRMRSGAVAKHLGVQSSVGAIAQGADARFIHAYSGHGVVESPLSAPWQRRIVARFQFPEETV; encoded by the coding sequence ATGACGGCGCAGGGGCACAGGGTGGCCGCTTTGGCGCACCATTGGATCGGCACGCCCTATGTGCATCAGGCCGCCTGCCGGGGGGCGGGCAGCGATTGTCTGGGGCTGCTGCGTGGCATCTGGTGTGAGCTGTACGGAGCAGAGCCGGAACTGGTGCCTGCCTATTCGATGGATTGGTCGGAACCCCAGGGTGAGGAACGCCTGTGGCAGGCAGCGCTGCGGCATCTGTTGGTCAAACCGCTGGCTCAGGCGGCGCTGGGCGATGTGATCCTGTTTCGCATGCGCAGTGGTGCGGTGGCCAAGCATCTTGGGGTGCAGTCTAGCGTTGGCGCCATAGCGCAAGGGGCAGATGCAAGGTTTATCCATGCCTACAGCGGTCACGGGGTGGTCGAAAGCCCGCTGAGCGCGCCTTGGCAGCGGCGCATCGTGGCGCGGTTTCAATTTCCTGAGGAGACAGTCTGA
- a CDS encoding baseplate multidomain protein megatron, whose protein sequence is MATILLSAAGAALGGSVGGTFAGLSSVVIGRAVGATLGRAIDARLLGSGSAAVETGKVERFRLTDASEGAPIPQVYGRMRVGGQVIWATQFLESKTTSGGGKGTPAQPQTTSYSYSVSLAIALCEGEITAMPRIWADGEQLVLSDLNISLHPGSWDQQPDPVMSAIEGADQVSAYRGTAYVVFENLQLAPFGNRVPQFSFEVVRAEQPDSASYQSDLGQLIRGVALMPGTGEYALATTAVHYDHGPGQAQAANSHAPSGQSDFITSMAALGEELPACDAASLIVSWFGNDLRCGDCSLRPKVEQADTEGANMPWSVSGQTRSAALAVAQEDDRPLYGGTPADASVVEAIRHMRDQGRRVMFYPFILMDQQAGNGLADPWSEASDQPHLPWRGRITLSTAPGRPGSPDGTAQAGVEVASFVGTVTAADFTLGDGAVSYSGPDEWTLSRFILHYAALCAAAGGVSAFCIGSELRGLSQIRGASGFPTVQALIALAAQVRILLGAETKISYAADWSEYFGYNTPEGDRLFHLDPLWADDNIDFIGIDNYMPLSDWREGEDHLDAQAGVPSIYDPAYLDANVQGGEGYDWYYHSPEGEAAQIRSTIEDTVHGEHWIWRYKDLRKWWGNDHHERINGVRQAIATPWEPQSKPIWFTELGCAAIDKGSNQPNKFLDPKSSESQLPRGSTGLRDDLIQIQYLRTVLGHWGQAANNPVSDIYGAPMLDMGNAYVWAWDTRPYPVFPNALELWSDGDNYSRGHWLNGRVGQRTLASVVAEICQRAGLQAESYDVSQLHGVVRGYGVTDVGEARAALQPLMLRHGFDAIERDGVLRFQLRSGLAAVDLDPDLLAISDQLDGDIEQSRDSEAELAGRVRLRFVLSGGDHQVIAEEAVLPDHATHAVSQTELPMALTRTEGRQVVERWLTEARVARDTVKFALPPSALALGAGDVVRLPDASGNGVLYRIDQLEQTELQLAEAVRIEPEVYTASEMAEELPGQSAFVAPVPVLPLFMDLPLMGGDEQPHAPHLAVTAQPWPGTVALYSSASDDSYALDQIIAAASSIGVTQTALLASPAGRWDLGSDLQVTMISGSLQSRDSGAVLSGANLVAIGDGSPGNWELMQFQEAELIAPDSYLLRRRLRGQLGSDALMPAIWPAGSWLVLLDGAAVQPDLSPVQRRIARHYRIGPARRSYDDPSYVHLVAGFDGNGLRPYSPVHLSQSGALGGEVVIGWIRRTRIEGDSWDLPEVALGEEAEGYRIRVLRGGTLLGEYQVSSPGWTYGIGAQLADGASAGDQLEVAQISARYGAGLAGRISLT, encoded by the coding sequence ATGGCAACCATTCTTTTGTCCGCAGCAGGCGCTGCACTGGGGGGATCGGTTGGGGGCACCTTTGCCGGGCTGTCCTCGGTGGTGATTGGCCGGGCAGTGGGGGCGACACTGGGCCGGGCGATTGATGCGCGCCTTTTGGGGTCCGGCTCAGCTGCGGTGGAAACCGGCAAGGTGGAGCGGTTCCGGCTGACCGATGCCAGCGAGGGTGCGCCCATTCCGCAGGTTTACGGGAGGATGCGGGTTGGCGGTCAGGTGATCTGGGCAACACAGTTCCTCGAGAGCAAGACCACCAGTGGCGGCGGCAAGGGTACGCCCGCGCAGCCGCAGACCACCAGCTACAGTTACTCGGTGTCGCTGGCGATTGCGCTCTGCGAGGGAGAGATCACTGCGATGCCCCGGATCTGGGCTGATGGCGAGCAGCTGGTGCTGTCAGATCTCAACATAAGCCTGCATCCCGGCAGCTGGGATCAGCAGCCGGATCCAGTGATGTCGGCCATTGAGGGCGCTGATCAGGTATCCGCCTATCGCGGCACCGCCTATGTGGTGTTTGAGAATCTGCAGCTGGCGCCTTTTGGCAACCGGGTGCCGCAGTTCTCGTTTGAGGTGGTGCGGGCTGAGCAGCCCGACAGTGCCAGTTACCAATCGGATCTGGGACAGTTGATCCGGGGCGTGGCGCTGATGCCGGGCACCGGCGAATATGCGCTGGCCACCACTGCGGTGCATTACGACCACGGGCCGGGACAGGCGCAAGCTGCCAACAGTCATGCGCCCTCGGGGCAGAGTGATTTTATCACCTCGATGGCAGCGCTGGGCGAGGAACTGCCCGCCTGTGATGCGGCCTCGCTGATTGTGTCGTGGTTTGGCAATGATCTGCGCTGTGGTGACTGTAGCCTGCGGCCTAAGGTGGAACAGGCCGACACTGAGGGTGCCAATATGCCCTGGAGCGTGTCCGGCCAGACCCGCAGTGCTGCGCTAGCCGTGGCACAGGAAGACGACCGGCCGCTCTATGGTGGCACCCCTGCGGATGCCTCGGTGGTGGAGGCGATCCGGCATATGCGCGATCAGGGACGGCGGGTGATGTTCTACCCGTTTATCCTGATGGACCAGCAGGCGGGAAATGGGCTGGCTGATCCGTGGAGCGAGGCCAGTGATCAGCCGCATCTGCCCTGGCGGGGGCGGATCACCCTGTCGACTGCTCCGGGGCGGCCCGGATCACCGGATGGCACCGCGCAGGCCGGTGTCGAGGTTGCCAGCTTTGTCGGCACGGTGACGGCGGCGGATTTCACCCTTGGCGATGGCGCGGTGAGTTATAGCGGTCCCGATGAGTGGACGCTGTCGCGGTTCATCCTGCATTACGCGGCGCTCTGCGCGGCAGCGGGAGGGGTCAGCGCCTTTTGCATCGGCTCGGAACTGCGCGGGTTGAGCCAGATCCGGGGCGCCAGCGGCTTTCCCACCGTTCAGGCGCTGATTGCGCTGGCAGCACAGGTGCGCATCCTGCTGGGGGCAGAGACCAAGATCAGCTATGCGGCCGACTGGTCCGAGTATTTTGGCTATAATACCCCCGAGGGCGACCGGTTGTTTCATCTCGACCCGCTATGGGCGGATGACAATATTGATTTCATCGGTATCGACAATTACATGCCGCTGTCGGATTGGCGCGAGGGTGAGGACCATCTGGACGCACAGGCCGGTGTGCCCAGCATCTATGACCCGGCCTATCTGGACGCCAATGTGCAGGGCGGCGAGGGCTATGACTGGTACTACCACTCTCCCGAGGGCGAGGCGGCGCAGATCCGCAGTACGATTGAAGACACAGTCCACGGTGAACACTGGATCTGGCGCTATAAGGATCTGCGCAAATGGTGGGGTAATGATCACCATGAGCGCATCAACGGGGTGCGGCAGGCGATAGCCACGCCATGGGAGCCGCAGAGCAAGCCGATCTGGTTCACCGAGCTGGGTTGCGCTGCCATCGACAAGGGCAGCAACCAGCCCAACAAGTTTCTCGACCCCAAAAGCTCGGAATCGCAATTGCCCAGGGGCTCAACCGGGTTGCGCGATGACCTGATCCAGATCCAATACCTGCGCACTGTGTTGGGGCACTGGGGGCAGGCGGCTAATAACCCGGTCTCGGATATCTACGGCGCGCCGATGCTGGATATGGGCAATGCCTATGTCTGGGCCTGGGATACCCGCCCCTATCCGGTGTTCCCCAATGCGCTGGAGCTGTGGAGCGATGGCGACAACTACAGCCGTGGCCACTGGCTGAACGGCCGGGTGGGTCAACGCACCCTGGCCTCGGTGGTGGCTGAGATCTGTCAGCGCGCTGGGCTGCAGGCCGAAAGTTACGATGTGTCGCAGCTGCACGGCGTGGTGCGCGGCTATGGGGTGACGGATGTGGGCGAGGCCCGCGCGGCGCTGCAACCGCTGATGCTGCGGCACGGATTTGATGCGATTGAACGCGACGGTGTGTTGCGGTTCCAGCTGCGCAGCGGCTTGGCAGCGGTGGATCTGGACCCGGATCTGCTGGCGATCAGTGACCAGCTGGACGGTGACATCGAGCAGAGCCGCGACAGCGAGGCCGAACTGGCGGGCCGTGTCAGGCTGCGCTTTGTGCTGTCAGGGGGCGATCATCAGGTGATTGCCGAAGAGGCAGTACTGCCGGACCACGCCACCCATGCGGTGAGCCAGACCGAGCTGCCGATGGCGCTGACCCGTACTGAGGGACGTCAGGTGGTTGAACGCTGGCTGACCGAGGCCCGCGTGGCGCGTGATACGGTGAAATTCGCGCTGCCGCCCTCGGCGCTGGCGCTGGGCGCTGGCGATGTGGTGCGGCTGCCGGATGCCAGCGGGAATGGCGTGCTGTACCGGATCGACCAGCTGGAACAGACCGAACTGCAATTGGCCGAGGCGGTGCGGATCGAGCCCGAAGTCTATACCGCCTCAGAGATGGCCGAGGAGCTGCCGGGCCAAAGCGCCTTTGTGGCGCCGGTTCCGGTGCTGCCGCTGTTCATGGACCTGCCGCTGATGGGCGGTGACGAGCAGCCCCATGCACCACATCTGGCCGTCACTGCACAGCCCTGGCCGGGCACCGTGGCGCTGTATTCCTCAGCCTCGGATGATAGCTATGCGCTGGATCAGATCATCGCTGCGGCATCATCTATCGGGGTGACCCAGACCGCGCTGCTGGCTTCCCCGGCAGGGCGCTGGGATCTGGGCAGTGACCTGCAGGTCACGATGATATCCGGCAGCCTGCAAAGCCGCGACTCTGGCGCAGTGCTGAGTGGCGCCAATCTGGTGGCGATTGGCGATGGCAGTCCGGGCAATTGGGAACTGATGCAGTTTCAGGAGGCTGAGCTGATCGCGCCTGACAGCTATCTGCTGCGACGCCGGTTGCGCGGCCAGCTGGGCAGCGATGCGCTGATGCCAGCCATCTGGCCTGCGGGATCTTGGCTGGTGCTGCTGGATGGCGCGGCGGTGCAGCCAGATCTGAGCCCGGTGCAGCGCCGCATCGCGCGTCATTACCGCATTGGCCCGGCCCGGCGCAGCTATGATGATCCGTCTTATGTGCATCTGGTGGCGGGTTTTGACGGCAACGGATTGCGGCCCTATAGCCCGGTGCACCTGTCTCAAAGCGGCGCGCTGGGCGGTGAAGTGGTGATCGGTTGGATCCGCCGCACCCGGATCGAGGGCGATAGCTGGGATCTGCCCGAGGTGGCGCTGGGAGAAGAGGCCGAAGGCTACCGGATCCGGGTTCTGCGTGGCGGAACTCTGCTGGGGGAATATCAGGTGAGCAGCCCGGGCTGGACCTATGGCATCGGTGCGCAACTGGCGGATGGTGCGAGTGCCGGAGATCAGCTCGAGGTGGCGCAGATCTCGGCCCGCTATGGCGCCGGGCTGGCTGGGCGGATCAGTCTCACGTGA